A stretch of the Acidobacteriota bacterium genome encodes the following:
- a CDS encoding alpha/beta fold hydrolase, producing MAEVERVRFEGSAGAPLAAIVEAPRSPRAFALFAHCFTCSKDLRAARLIAGVLVERGFGVVRFDFTGIGESGGDFAATTFSSNVADLLAAVDFLRGRGQAPALLVGHSLGGTAVLRAAPEIPEVRAVATIGAPSEPAHLAEVLTRKAGPAAGEEWVLSIGGRPVRLRRELVEDLSASRIREAIAAPGRALLVMHSPVDEVVGIEHARKIFEAARHPKSFVALDGASHLLSRARDARYAGEVIAAWARRYLPEAASEPAGEELPEGEVLVSETGPPYAQEIRAGRHVLRADEPERVGGGDTGPSPYDLLLAALGACTSMTLRMYAARKGWPLARVSVRLDHRRIHAEDCADCETEKGRVDEIRRRIRLEGTLDAGQRRRLLEIADRCPVHRTLEGEVKIRTSLAEE from the coding sequence ATGGCCGAAGTCGAACGCGTTCGGTTCGAGGGCTCGGCGGGCGCACCGCTCGCCGCGATCGTGGAAGCGCCGCGGTCGCCACGGGCGTTCGCGCTGTTCGCCCACTGTTTCACCTGCTCGAAGGACCTGCGTGCCGCGCGGCTGATCGCCGGCGTCCTCGTCGAGCGCGGCTTCGGCGTCGTCCGCTTCGATTTCACCGGGATCGGGGAGAGCGGAGGCGATTTCGCCGCGACGACCTTCAGCTCGAATGTAGCCGACCTGCTGGCCGCTGTGGATTTTCTGCGCGGTCGAGGGCAGGCGCCGGCCCTTCTCGTCGGGCATAGCCTCGGCGGAACGGCCGTCCTCCGTGCGGCCCCCGAGATTCCCGAGGTGCGGGCGGTGGCCACCATCGGGGCGCCGAGCGAACCGGCGCATCTGGCCGAAGTGCTCACCCGGAAGGCCGGTCCGGCCGCGGGGGAGGAGTGGGTTCTGTCGATCGGCGGCCGCCCCGTCCGGCTGCGCCGCGAACTCGTCGAGGACCTCTCCGCGAGCCGTATCCGGGAGGCGATCGCGGCACCTGGACGCGCCCTGCTGGTGATGCACTCGCCCGTCGACGAAGTGGTCGGGATCGAGCATGCGAGGAAGATCTTCGAGGCGGCGCGGCACCCGAAGAGCTTCGTCGCCCTGGACGGGGCGAGCCATCTCCTCTCGCGCGCGAGGGATGCCCGCTACGCGGGCGAGGTGATCGCCGCGTGGGCGCGGAGATATCTGCCCGAGGCCGCCTCGGAACCGGCAGGGGAGGAGCTTCCGGAAGGCGAGGTGCTCGTGAGCGAGACGGGGCCTCCCTACGCGCAGGAGATCCGTGCTGGACGCCACGTCCTCCGCGCCGACGAGCCGGAACGGGTCGGCGGGGGAGACACGGGGCCCTCCCCTTACGACCTGCTGCTGGCCGCCCTGGGGGCCTGCACGTCGATGACGCTGAGAATGTACGCCGCCAGGAAGGGGTGGCCCCTCGCCCGCGTGTCGGTGAGGCTCGATCATCGGAGGATTCACGCCGAGGACTGCGCCGACTGCGAGACGGAGAAGGGCCGGGTCGACGAGATTCGGCGGCGCATCCGGCTCGAGGGAACCCTGGACGCCGGGCAGCGCCGGCGCCTGCTCGAGATCGCGGACCGCTGTCCCGTTCACCGGACCCTGGAGGGTGAAGTCAAGATCCGGACGTCCCTGGCGGAGGAGTGA
- a CDS encoding cytochrome C produces MRNPLLHLAAVTVILALAAAPAAAQSSVVDTKHNLSATAGADQIADHSTDEDQICVFCHTPHRASPSAPLWNHTQSSVASYGVYSSPTLDASDVSDIGGGTDVSNLCMSCHDGTVGVNDLGNPANDTGGNPTMGSGNELDAAGKILPSRPTNMGTSLADDHPVNFTYDSALAAADGELNTPESSMWVDAAHTVPLFNGKVQCASCHDPHNNTNEPFLTKTNQGSQLCLTCHVK; encoded by the coding sequence ATGCGCAATCCTCTTCTTCATCTTGCCGCCGTCACGGTGATTTTGGCTCTCGCGGCGGCTCCTGCGGCGGCGCAGTCGAGCGTCGTCGACACCAAGCACAACCTCTCCGCCACGGCAGGAGCGGACCAGATCGCCGATCACTCCACCGACGAAGACCAGATCTGCGTCTTCTGCCACACCCCGCACCGTGCGAGCCCGTCCGCTCCGCTGTGGAACCACACCCAGTCGTCCGTCGCCTCGTACGGGGTCTACTCGTCGCCGACGCTCGATGCCAGTGACGTGAGCGACATCGGCGGCGGCACCGACGTGTCCAACCTGTGCATGAGCTGCCACGACGGCACGGTGGGGGTGAACGACCTGGGGAACCCCGCCAACGACACCGGCGGCAACCCGACGATGGGGTCGGGGAACGAGCTCGACGCCGCCGGCAAGATCCTTCCCTCGCGTCCGACGAACATGGGGACGAGCCTCGCCGACGACCATCCGGTGAACTTCACTTACGACTCCGCGCTGGCCGCGGCGGACGGAGAGCTCAACACCCCGGAGTCTTCGATGTGGGTGGACGCCGCGCATACGGTGCCGCTCTTCAACGGGAAGGTCCAGTGCGCGAGCTGTCACGATCCTCACAACAACACCAACGAACCGTTCCTCACGAAGACGAACCAGGGCAGTCAGCTTTGCCTGACGTGCCACGTGAAGTAG
- a CDS encoding 6-bladed beta-propeller, whose translation MEQRRPAGGTALALILVALVAFGGTPAQAKHKKKEEAESAAKAPLVWPLPPDPPRIRYVGALHGSQDFKRKQSRFKRFLLGPDRDRGISLVKPYGVTTDSSGRVYVTDTGLGAVVVFDRTARKVTLIGREGRVRLVTPIGVAVGPDGRLYVSDVDLDRVVVYGPDREILMVLGSREKLANPAGIALDAARGRLYVADSHRHALFIYSTADGTLLETWGRRGTGDGEFNFPTNVALDRQGRVYVVDTGNFRVQVFAPDGSFVRKFGRAGDALGNFHRPKGIAVDSEDHVYVVDAAFNNFQIFDQQARLLLFVGQLGRQAGEFWLPAGMHIDGDDRIYVADQVNRRVQIFQYLEQGPAGAPAGPGGGAMGAPAASHRASPGPAGR comes from the coding sequence ATGGAACAGCGCCGTCCGGCAGGCGGAACCGCGCTCGCGCTGATCCTCGTCGCGCTCGTCGCGTTCGGGGGAACGCCGGCGCAGGCCAAGCACAAGAAGAAAGAGGAAGCGGAGTCCGCCGCGAAGGCTCCGCTCGTCTGGCCGCTGCCGCCCGACCCGCCACGCATCCGGTACGTGGGAGCGCTGCACGGCTCGCAGGATTTCAAGCGCAAGCAAAGCCGGTTCAAGCGTTTCCTTCTCGGACCCGACCGGGATCGCGGCATCTCGCTCGTGAAGCCGTACGGCGTCACGACCGACAGCTCGGGGCGGGTCTACGTCACCGACACGGGGCTCGGTGCTGTCGTCGTCTTCGATCGGACCGCCCGCAAGGTGACGCTGATCGGACGGGAGGGAAGGGTCCGCCTCGTCACGCCCATCGGCGTGGCCGTGGGTCCGGACGGGCGGCTCTATGTCTCCGATGTCGATCTCGACCGCGTCGTCGTCTACGGACCCGACCGGGAGATCCTCATGGTCCTCGGCTCCCGCGAGAAGCTCGCCAACCCGGCCGGCATCGCCCTCGACGCGGCGCGCGGGCGCCTCTACGTCGCCGACAGCCACAGACACGCGCTGTTCATCTACTCCACGGCGGACGGAACGCTGCTCGAAACGTGGGGTCGCCGCGGCACCGGGGACGGCGAGTTCAACTTCCCGACCAACGTCGCCCTGGATCGACAGGGGCGCGTCTACGTGGTGGACACGGGGAACTTCCGGGTCCAGGTGTTCGCTCCCGACGGCTCGTTCGTGAGGAAATTCGGCCGGGCCGGCGACGCCCTGGGGAACTTCCACCGGCCGAAGGGAATCGCGGTGGACAGCGAAGATCACGTCTACGTGGTCGACGCCGCGTTCAACAACTTCCAGATCTTCGACCAGCAGGCCCGGCTGCTCCTCTTCGTGGGACAGCTCGGACGGCAGGCCGGCGAGTTCTGGCTTCCCGCCGGAATGCACATCGACGGCGACGACCGGATCTACGTCGCCGATCAGGTCAACCGGCGGGTGCAGATCTTCCAGTACCTCGAGCAGGGGCCGGCGGGGGCGCCCGCAGGCCCCGGCGGCGGCGCGATGGGCGCGCCCGCCGCATCCCACCGAGCCTCCCCCGGCCCTGCGGGCCGCTGA
- a CDS encoding MATE family efflux transporter, which translates to MANPSAVVSKGAGAEAHAGARAANAAMTALTRTLHALPRPAPGRAPGSAPERPPRSPGRPLSCATARRRDAMGFERAALGEEIRAMVRLAAPVVAVQLGLVAMGVVDTMMLGRYSAAALAAGGLGNSIGFGLLVFPMGLLMAVDPLIAQAYGAGDRSALSRRFRRALALAAVLAVPVSLAMWDARPLLRRLGQDPAVIAGCSDYLRALIPGNAAFLWFVVVRQSLQATGRVRPALTAVLSGNAVNVLANWVLIFGRLGFPALGVTGSAAATALSRWVSLVVLIADARRPLAAFWDRTPAWLRRWSSYRTILAVGIPIGIHVTLEVWMFTGATLIVGMVGPIALAGHQIALNMAALTFMVPWGISGAAAARVGQAIGRGDMAAARRAAAVAMGLGTAVMTVSAAAFLSFPLGLARAYTPDAEVIRVAVGLLPIAGLFQVADGLQAVAGGVLRGAADTRIPAVLALLGYWLVGLPAGYYLTFPAGMGARGMWVGLSLGLGSAAILLTLRVIARMRGTIAPVTDPA; encoded by the coding sequence ATGGCGAACCCCTCGGCGGTCGTGTCGAAGGGCGCCGGCGCGGAAGCGCACGCGGGGGCGAGGGCAGCGAACGCGGCGATGACCGCTCTCACCCGCACGCTGCACGCCCTCCCTCGTCCGGCACCCGGCCGAGCGCCGGGATCCGCTCCGGAACGGCCCCCTCGGTCTCCGGGCCGCCCATTATCATGCGCCACCGCCCGGCGGAGGGACGCGATGGGGTTCGAGCGGGCCGCGCTCGGTGAAGAGATCCGCGCCATGGTGCGGCTCGCCGCTCCGGTGGTGGCCGTCCAGCTGGGTCTGGTGGCCATGGGCGTCGTCGACACGATGATGCTCGGACGGTACTCGGCGGCGGCGCTCGCGGCCGGGGGTCTCGGCAATTCGATCGGCTTCGGCCTGCTCGTCTTTCCGATGGGACTGCTGATGGCTGTCGATCCCCTGATCGCCCAGGCGTACGGAGCGGGCGACCGCTCGGCCCTCTCCCGCCGTTTCCGCCGGGCACTGGCCCTGGCAGCGGTTCTCGCAGTCCCCGTGTCCCTTGCGATGTGGGATGCCCGCCCCCTGCTCCGCCGCCTCGGCCAGGACCCCGCGGTGATCGCCGGCTGCTCCGACTATCTCCGGGCGTTGATTCCGGGCAACGCGGCCTTTCTCTGGTTCGTCGTCGTGCGGCAGTCCCTGCAGGCGACGGGCCGGGTCCGGCCCGCACTGACCGCCGTGCTGTCGGGGAACGCGGTCAACGTGCTCGCCAACTGGGTGCTGATCTTCGGCCGCCTCGGCTTCCCGGCGCTGGGCGTGACGGGATCGGCGGCGGCCACCGCCCTGTCCCGATGGGTGTCGCTCGTGGTGCTGATCGCGGATGCGCGACGGCCCCTCGCCGCTTTCTGGGACCGGACCCCCGCGTGGCTCAGGCGCTGGAGTTCGTACCGGACGATCCTCGCGGTCGGGATCCCGATCGGGATCCACGTGACGCTGGAAGTCTGGATGTTCACCGGGGCCACGCTGATCGTCGGGATGGTGGGCCCGATCGCTCTCGCCGGGCACCAGATCGCGCTGAACATGGCCGCGCTCACGTTCATGGTGCCCTGGGGAATCTCGGGCGCCGCCGCCGCCCGGGTCGGCCAGGCGATCGGCCGCGGCGACATGGCCGCCGCCCGGCGGGCGGCGGCGGTCGCCATGGGTCTCGGGACGGCGGTCATGACCGTCTCCGCCGCGGCGTTCCTGTCCTTCCCTCTCGGGCTCGCCCGCGCCTACACTCCGGACGCCGAGGTGATTCGCGTGGCCGTGGGGCTGCTGCCGATCGCGGGCCTGTTCCAGGTCGCCGACGGCCTCCAGGCGGTCGCGGGAGGGGTCCTGCGAGGTGCGGCCGACACGAGGATCCCGGCGGTCCTGGCCTTGCTCGGGTACTGGCTCGTCGGGCTCCCAGCGGGGTACTACCTCACCTTTCCCGCCGGGATGGGAGCTCGGGGGATGTGGGTCGGCCTTTCCTTGGGGCTCGGCTCGGCGGCAATCCTCCTGACCCTTCGAGTGATCGCGAGGATGCGCGGCACGATCGCGCCTGTCACCGATCCCGCCTGA
- a CDS encoding manganese transporter has translation MLRPIDEGQPLRPVRPVLSALLLLAAAWSCSTRPERPPGAPLRAVATTSIVADLVREIGGEAVSLSVLMGPGIDPHMYKPSEGDILRLGEADAVFYNGLHLEGRMVEVLERLDRIGVPSLAVAECIPVDRRIVASGFGGVYDPHVWFDVRLWRFAARCTADELRRLLPRRAEEIERRARDYDRRLERLHSWVAERLAAVPPRRRILITAHDAFSYFGRAYHVEVRGLLGLNTAAEAGAADVAALAELIATRKIPAVFVESSVPRRYVRALIEAASARGARVRIGGTLYSDALGDPGSPAGTYEGMVRSNVETLVAGLVGDGDAPARR, from the coding sequence ATGCTGCGCCCGATCGACGAAGGTCAGCCCTTGCGACCGGTCCGCCCCGTTCTCTCCGCGCTGCTCCTCCTTGCCGCCGCTTGGTCCTGCTCGACGCGGCCGGAGCGCCCACCGGGAGCGCCCCTACGCGCGGTCGCGACGACGTCGATCGTCGCCGATCTCGTGAGGGAGATCGGCGGCGAGGCGGTGTCCTTGAGCGTTCTCATGGGGCCGGGCATCGATCCCCACATGTACAAACCGAGCGAGGGGGATATTCTCCGCCTCGGCGAAGCGGACGCCGTCTTCTACAACGGGCTTCATCTCGAGGGGCGCATGGTCGAAGTTCTCGAGCGGCTCGACCGCATCGGTGTCCCGTCGTTGGCGGTCGCGGAGTGCATCCCGGTCGACCGGCGCATCGTCGCGTCCGGATTCGGCGGAGTGTACGACCCGCACGTTTGGTTCGACGTCCGCCTTTGGCGCTTCGCGGCCCGCTGTACCGCCGACGAGCTTCGCCGGCTGCTTCCGCGACGGGCGGAGGAGATCGAGCGCAGGGCCCGCGATTACGACCGGCGTCTCGAACGGCTGCACTCGTGGGTCGCCGAAAGGCTGGCCGCCGTACCCCCGAGGCGCCGGATTCTGATCACTGCGCACGACGCGTTCTCCTACTTCGGCCGAGCTTACCATGTGGAGGTGCGCGGCCTTCTCGGCCTGAACACGGCGGCCGAAGCGGGGGCGGCCGATGTCGCGGCCCTGGCAGAGCTGATCGCCACCAGGAAGATTCCCGCCGTGTTCGTCGAGTCCTCGGTGCCGCGCCGGTATGTGCGGGCCCTGATCGAGGCGGCCTCCGCGAGGGGAGCGCGCGTGCGGATCGGCGGGACCCTCTACTCGGATGCCCTGGGCGATCCGGGAAGTCCGGCGGGAACCTACGAGGGCATGGTTCGGAGCAATGTCGAAACGCTGGTCGCGGGACTGGTCGGAGACGGCGATGCCCCGGCGCGGCGATGA
- a CDS encoding metal ABC transporter ATP-binding protein, translating to MSDREAAIRIEDLTVAYGGEPALWDVDATIPRGTRTAIVGPNGAGKSTLMRAILGLVTPVAGTVRIEGRPPRHARGRVAYVPQRSLLDWDFPTTVLDMVTMGTYGRLGWFRRPGAAERRDARRALEEVGIADLARRPIGELSGGQRQRVLLARALVQHAEIYMLDEPLQGVDAPTERALIGVLRKLVAEGKTVVVVHHDLQTVPLYFDRVLLLNVRAIAEGDVSEVFTEANLRATFGGRAGPEGIGG from the coding sequence GTGAGCGACCGGGAAGCGGCGATCCGCATCGAGGACCTCACCGTGGCCTACGGCGGCGAGCCGGCGCTTTGGGACGTCGACGCCACCATCCCGCGAGGCACGCGAACGGCGATCGTGGGGCCGAACGGCGCGGGAAAGAGCACGCTGATGCGGGCCATCCTGGGACTGGTCACGCCCGTCGCCGGGACGGTCCGGATCGAAGGCCGGCCCCCACGGCACGCGCGCGGCCGCGTCGCCTACGTGCCGCAGCGGAGCCTCCTCGACTGGGACTTTCCCACCACGGTGCTCGACATGGTGACGATGGGGACCTACGGCCGGCTCGGCTGGTTCAGGCGCCCGGGAGCCGCGGAACGCCGCGATGCCCGGAGGGCGCTCGAGGAGGTCGGCATCGCGGACCTCGCCCGCCGCCCGATCGGCGAGCTGTCCGGAGGCCAACGCCAGCGGGTCCTCCTCGCCCGCGCCCTGGTCCAGCACGCCGAGATCTACATGCTGGACGAGCCGCTGCAGGGCGTGGACGCCCCGACGGAGCGGGCGCTGATCGGTGTCCTCCGGAAATTGGTTGCCGAGGGGAAGACCGTGGTGGTGGTCCACCACGACCTCCAGACCGTACCGCTCTACTTCGACCGCGTGCTCCTTCTCAACGTGCGCGCGATCGCGGAGGGAGACGTCAGCGAGGTGTTCACCGAGGCCAACCTGCGGGCGACATTCGGCGGGCGTGCGGGCCCGGAGGGGATCGGCGGATGA
- a CDS encoding 6-bladed beta-propeller has protein sequence MIRRFLEWAVRGRTSRLMRRPFAVVTIADGGLAVADPDAHAVHLFDTARNRYKRITRAGREPLLSPVGLASDGNGRLYVSDSMARRVSVFSDGGKWRGDLDLPPLGRPTGLAYDRTHRFLWIVDTAEHHLIRFEPATGEARIIGRRGTGPGEFNYPVSVAVDRAGTVYVGDSMNFRIQVLGPEGRFLGAFGEPGTVAGRFDKIKGVAVDSEGHIYVVDALHDVIQIFDRRGSLLTVVGGSGTGPGEFWLPAGIHIDDDRIFVADSANHRLQILTFLGDRGTENDLG, from the coding sequence ATGATCCGGCGATTCCTGGAGTGGGCGGTGCGCGGCCGCACTTCCCGCCTGATGCGGCGGCCTTTCGCGGTCGTCACGATCGCCGACGGGGGCCTCGCCGTGGCGGATCCCGACGCCCACGCCGTGCACCTGTTCGACACGGCCCGGAACCGTTACAAGCGGATCACGCGCGCCGGCCGCGAGCCCCTTCTCTCCCCGGTCGGGCTGGCATCCGACGGGAACGGCCGTCTGTACGTTTCCGATTCGATGGCCCGGCGGGTATCGGTGTTCAGCGACGGAGGAAAGTGGCGCGGCGACCTCGACCTGCCGCCGCTCGGACGGCCGACGGGTCTGGCCTACGACCGGACCCACCGATTCCTCTGGATCGTCGACACCGCGGAACACCACCTGATCCGGTTCGAACCGGCGACGGGGGAGGCCCGCATCATCGGCCGCCGCGGCACGGGTCCCGGCGAGTTCAACTACCCCGTATCGGTCGCCGTCGACCGAGCGGGGACCGTGTACGTCGGCGACTCGATGAACTTCCGCATCCAGGTCCTCGGCCCGGAGGGACGGTTCCTCGGCGCGTTCGGCGAACCGGGTACTGTGGCGGGGCGCTTCGACAAGATCAAGGGCGTGGCCGTCGATAGCGAGGGGCACATCTATGTCGTCGATGCCCTCCATGACGTGATCCAGATCTTCGATCGGCGCGGCTCGCTGCTGACCGTGGTCGGTGGATCGGGAACGGGACCAGGGGAGTTCTGGCTTCCGGCGGGAATCCATATCGACGACGACCGGATTTTCGTCGCCGACTCCGCGAATCACCGGCTCCAGATCCTGACTTTCCTGGGTGACAGAGGGACGGAGAACGATCTCGGATGA
- a CDS encoding AI-2E family transporter: protein MADGGNGLTGSRVLLTLASLVVVVAGLQAAAVFLKPFLVSAFLAVLSLPLLAAFRRWRLPTWASVLLTMSAVVLVVAGLAALVGGSVTGFIDAAPRYSARLETLARGAESWLSRHGVDVRQWMSIDAVNPGVLFDFIGGSITAVASALSNVVMVLLTMAFILLEAAGFPEKLAAALGHEAADFGRLRRITGEVQRYLAIKTLTSLATAVLITLWLLVLGVDFPLLWGLTAFVMNFIPTLGSILAAVPAILLAAVQHGPANALLVMLGYVAVNMVIGNIVEPQLMGRRLGLSPLVVFLSLVFWGWVWGPVGMLLSVPLTMIVKIMLEHTDDLRWIAILLDASPPARSRG, encoded by the coding sequence ATGGCCGACGGCGGCAACGGGCTCACCGGTTCGCGCGTGCTGCTCACGCTCGCTTCTCTCGTGGTCGTGGTGGCCGGGCTCCAGGCGGCGGCCGTGTTCTTGAAGCCCTTCCTCGTCTCGGCTTTCCTCGCGGTTCTCAGCCTTCCGCTGCTGGCGGCATTCCGGCGGTGGAGGCTCCCGACGTGGGCATCCGTTCTTCTCACCATGTCGGCCGTGGTTCTCGTCGTGGCGGGGCTCGCCGCACTCGTCGGAGGCTCGGTGACGGGATTCATCGACGCGGCGCCCCGCTACAGCGCACGGCTCGAGACGCTGGCCAGGGGAGCGGAATCCTGGCTGTCACGCCATGGCGTCGACGTCCGGCAGTGGATGTCGATCGACGCCGTCAACCCGGGGGTGCTGTTCGATTTCATCGGTGGATCGATCACGGCCGTCGCGTCGGCCCTGTCGAACGTGGTGATGGTCCTGCTCACGATGGCGTTCATCTTGCTGGAGGCGGCTGGATTTCCGGAGAAGCTCGCCGCCGCGCTCGGGCACGAGGCCGCCGACTTCGGACGCCTGCGGCGGATCACCGGAGAGGTGCAGCGTTACCTGGCGATCAAGACGCTGACCAGCCTCGCCACCGCGGTCTTGATCACGCTATGGCTGCTCGTGCTGGGGGTGGACTTCCCCCTGCTCTGGGGACTCACGGCCTTCGTGATGAATTTCATCCCGACACTGGGATCGATCCTGGCCGCGGTCCCCGCCATTCTGCTCGCTGCCGTGCAGCACGGACCGGCGAACGCGCTCCTGGTCATGCTGGGCTACGTCGCGGTCAACATGGTCATCGGGAACATCGTGGAACCGCAGCTCATGGGACGGCGGCTCGGGTTGAGCCCCCTCGTCGTCTTCCTCTCGCTCGTCTTCTGGGGATGGGTCTGGGGTCCGGTCGGCATGCTGCTCTCCGTTCCCCTGACGATGATCGTCAAGATCATGCTGGAGCACACGGACGACCTCCGGTGGATCGCGATCCTCCTCGACGCCAGTCCGCCGGCGCGTTCGCGTGGCTGA